A part of Geoalkalibacter ferrihydriticus DSM 17813 genomic DNA contains:
- a CDS encoding FemAB family XrtA/PEP-CTERM system-associated protein, with product MRIRSFQQNDANAWDDYIMSHPEGTIFHLTQWKRVVDESFGHPSCYLLAEEAPSNGGRPRIVGVLPLVRIKSRLFGDSLVSVPFAELGGPVADSTEIAVALLARAGEVAREFGVDYVELKNTQGLADLPTKDLYVNFSKAIDPDPEVNLLAIPRKSRAVVRKALKSGLSAETGHHLLPIFYEMMARSYHNLGTPIFPRRFFGKFLEVFGDKSDLLVVLSPQGKPIAAVLCFFFKDRVMPYYAGSLFEARALGPNDFMYWELMRRGCEAGYQVFDYGRSKVDTGSYSFKKHWGFEPKPLAYQYLLVGQKEMPNLSPTNPKYQKKIEMWRKMPFGLTKIVGPPLAKYLA from the coding sequence ATGCGCATTCGCAGTTTCCAACAAAACGACGCCAACGCCTGGGACGACTACATCATGTCTCACCCGGAGGGCACGATCTTTCATCTCACCCAATGGAAGCGCGTCGTCGACGAGAGTTTCGGCCATCCGAGCTGTTACCTTCTCGCTGAAGAGGCACCTAGCAACGGCGGTCGTCCGCGCATTGTCGGGGTGCTGCCCTTGGTGCGCATTAAGAGCCGCCTGTTTGGCGACTCCTTGGTTTCGGTGCCTTTTGCCGAACTCGGCGGCCCGGTGGCCGACAGCACCGAAATCGCCGTGGCGCTGCTGGCCAGGGCAGGGGAAGTGGCGCGGGAATTCGGCGTCGACTATGTCGAACTCAAGAACACCCAAGGACTGGCCGATCTGCCGACCAAGGATCTCTACGTCAACTTCAGCAAAGCCATCGACCCCGATCCCGAAGTCAATCTGCTCGCTATTCCGCGCAAATCCCGCGCCGTCGTGCGCAAGGCCCTTAAAAGCGGCCTCAGCGCCGAAACCGGACACCACCTGCTGCCGATTTTTTACGAGATGATGGCGCGCAGCTATCACAATCTCGGCACGCCGATTTTTCCGCGCCGATTTTTCGGCAAATTCCTGGAGGTGTTCGGCGACAAATCCGACCTTCTGGTGGTGCTCAGTCCTCAAGGCAAGCCGATTGCCGCAGTGTTGTGCTTTTTCTTCAAAGACCGCGTTATGCCTTACTACGCCGGTTCGCTCTTCGAAGCCCGCGCCCTGGGCCCCAACGACTTCATGTACTGGGAACTCATGCGCCGCGGCTGTGAAGCAGGTTACCAGGTGTTCGACTACGGCCGCAGCAAAGTCGATACCGGCTCTTACAGCTTCAAAAAGCACTGGGGTTTCGAGCCCAAGCCCCTGGCGTACCAGTATCTGCTGGTCGGACAAAAAGAAATGCCGAACCTGAGCCCCACCAACCCGAAGTACCAGAAAAAAATCGAGATGTGGCGCAAGATGCCATTCGGGTTGACGAAGATCGTTGGACCGCCGTTGGCGAAGTATTTGGCTTAG
- a CDS encoding XrtA system polysaccharide deacetylase, with the protein MTLNALSIDVEDYFQVSAFERVSPPDTWDSREWRVAANTERVLDILEAAGNVRATFFILGWVAERCPDLVRRITAAGHEVASHGFGHQRICFLEPEAFREDIRRSKDLLEDLCGQAVTGYRAPSYSISERTPWAFDELYGAGYLYDSSICPVKHDFYGMPHWPRFDCMAVKNTEGAWCPLPSATPQCTALRSIPVSTVRVGGRNIPIAGGGYFRLFPYAVTRWGLNSINRGEEKPFVFYLHPWELDPAQPRMHGAGWKSNFRHYLNLDRTERRFVQLLKDFRFAPIREVFEIN; encoded by the coding sequence ATGACCCTGAATGCTCTCAGCATCGATGTAGAGGACTATTTCCAGGTCTCCGCCTTTGAGCGGGTCAGTCCGCCCGACACTTGGGATTCCCGCGAATGGCGCGTTGCAGCCAATACCGAGCGTGTGCTTGACATCCTCGAGGCCGCCGGAAACGTGCGTGCGACCTTTTTCATTCTCGGTTGGGTCGCCGAGCGCTGTCCCGACTTGGTGCGCCGTATCACCGCCGCGGGCCATGAAGTCGCCAGCCACGGGTTCGGCCATCAGCGCATCTGTTTTCTCGAGCCCGAGGCCTTTCGTGAGGACATTCGCCGCAGCAAGGACCTGCTTGAAGATTTATGTGGGCAAGCGGTCACTGGCTACCGCGCCCCGAGTTATTCCATTTCCGAGCGCACACCCTGGGCCTTCGATGAGCTGTATGGTGCCGGTTACCTTTACGATTCAAGCATCTGTCCCGTAAAGCATGATTTTTACGGCATGCCGCACTGGCCGCGTTTTGACTGCATGGCGGTCAAAAATACCGAGGGCGCCTGGTGCCCGCTGCCGAGTGCGACGCCGCAGTGTACCGCCCTGCGCTCCATCCCCGTGTCCACGGTGCGTGTCGGTGGGCGCAACATCCCCATCGCAGGCGGCGGCTACTTTCGCCTGTTCCCCTACGCCGTCACCCGCTGGGGGCTCAACAGCATCAACCGGGGGGAAGAGAAACCCTTTGTGTTCTACCTCCACCCCTGGGAACTCGATCCCGCGCAACCACGTATGCACGGGGCCGGGTGGAAAAGCAATTTCCGTCATTATCTCAACCTCGACCGGACGGAAAGGCGGTTCGTACAACTGCTCAAGGATTTTCGCTTCGCGCCGATCCGTGAGGTTTTTGAGATCAATTGA
- a CDS encoding XrtA/PEP-CTERM system-associated ATPase — protein sequence MYENFFNFNCKPFELVPNPDFLFPSKSHKKALTYLDYGIKEKVGFILLSGEVGSGKTTLVRNLVRGIREKTPLAIVFNTSVDSEQLIALINEDFGLPVEGKGKGELIRDLNNFLIDEYSKGLQPILIVDEAQNLSPDHLEEIRLLSNLETDNAKLLQIILVGQPEIRTIIARPELRQLRQRISVSCHLEPLSRVEVEEYVLHRMEKAGNRDAVSTSPEVFDAIHSYSRGIPRLINIICDFLLVAAYAEETCELDLELARDVLGDLDFDHRYWADRVAVPKVVEQNALPAMDLLEKVLAQMQSLEEKIQNGQGAPRETAVLDENNPYLASTFEGFSSDLSLIYTTIQQLQDDIEGLKVQFKVYKNRPVPSVQSAAPPRPQPGLLKRIFG from the coding sequence ATGTACGAAAATTTTTTCAACTTCAACTGCAAACCCTTCGAACTCGTTCCCAATCCCGACTTTCTCTTCCCGAGCAAGTCGCACAAGAAGGCTCTGACCTATCTGGATTACGGCATCAAGGAAAAGGTCGGCTTCATTCTGCTCAGCGGCGAGGTGGGTTCCGGCAAAACCACGCTGGTGCGCAACCTGGTGCGCGGCATTCGTGAAAAAACGCCTCTGGCCATCGTATTTAATACCAGTGTCGACTCCGAACAACTGATCGCTCTCATCAACGAGGACTTCGGTCTGCCTGTCGAGGGCAAAGGCAAGGGTGAGCTGATCCGCGATCTTAATAATTTTCTGATCGACGAATACAGCAAGGGGCTGCAACCCATCCTCATCGTTGATGAAGCACAAAACCTCAGCCCCGATCACCTGGAGGAAATCCGCCTCCTCTCCAACCTTGAAACCGACAACGCCAAGCTGCTGCAGATCATTCTGGTCGGGCAACCCGAGATCCGCACCATCATAGCGCGCCCCGAGTTGCGCCAGTTGCGTCAGCGCATCAGCGTCAGCTGCCACCTTGAGCCGTTAAGTCGAGTCGAAGTTGAAGAATATGTCCTGCATCGCATGGAAAAGGCGGGCAATCGGGACGCCGTCTCCACCAGCCCTGAAGTCTTCGATGCCATTCATAGCTACAGCCGGGGTATCCCGAGGCTGATCAACATTATCTGCGACTTTCTTCTGGTCGCCGCCTATGCTGAAGAAACCTGTGAACTCGACCTCGAACTCGCGCGCGACGTCCTCGGCGATCTCGACTTCGATCATCGCTATTGGGCCGACCGTGTCGCGGTTCCCAAAGTCGTCGAGCAGAATGCACTGCCGGCCATGGATCTACTGGAAAAAGTTCTCGCCCAGATGCAGAGCCTGGAAGAAAAAATTCAAAATGGACAAGGGGCGCCCCGAGAGACTGCCGTGCTGGACGAGAACAATCCCTATCTCGCTTCCACCTTCGAGGGATTTTCCAGTGATCTCAGCCTGATCTACACAACCATCCAACAATTGCAGGACGACATTGAAGGACTGAAAGTGCAGTTCAAGGTGTACAAGAACCGTCCGGTGCCCAGCGTGCAATCGGCCGCGCCGCCGCGGCCCCAGCCGGGTCTTCTCAAGCGGATTTTCGGATGA
- a CDS encoding TIGR03016 family PEP-CTERM system-associated outer membrane protein: protein MKFVGGFLLCLFLVAEASAAFRISPQLLVRQEYNDNIELSSDDKISDFITTIMPGVRLTWETRPATLSLDYNLRFRFYLEHDERNETSLRQTQRIDLGSTFRIYRNMLFLSVSNVYERVTIDEGDRSGIDSDLVNLTDSNRLRVNPYFILEPTSTLTFRTDYVYENVWYDSDRGIDHERHTGRMTLTKEISPRVQASLSGSHSLYRPDATALAGAPGADQEFDRTDARASLVWTPTNRLTFDTFYGRGWVDYTERPSQTLDLFGGGVRYLLGPEKVVGARYDETTSFSVRDGLIESKNYVAFIEFTPRVTSRWSVFYRESDYLIQDRSDDSRGVSVAGEWPWTNRMGLSYLIRFTRYDRSGPGEFQETYDRYGTRLGLYRDMRIGRFHLGHTWNKNDSDFPANDYTNNIVWAEMRFVF from the coding sequence TTGAAATTTGTCGGAGGTTTTCTCCTGTGCCTGTTTCTCGTCGCGGAAGCTTCGGCCGCCTTTCGAATCTCTCCCCAATTGCTGGTGCGCCAGGAATACAACGACAATATCGAGCTGAGTTCCGACGACAAGATATCCGATTTTATCACCACGATTATGCCGGGGGTGCGTCTTACCTGGGAGACGCGACCGGCAACGCTATCTCTTGATTACAATCTGAGATTCCGATTTTATCTCGAGCATGACGAGCGCAACGAGACTTCATTGCGCCAAACTCAGCGGATCGACCTCGGCAGCACTTTTCGAATTTATCGGAACATGCTTTTTCTCTCGGTGTCCAATGTCTATGAGCGGGTCACTATTGATGAGGGGGACCGTTCCGGAATCGACAGCGACCTGGTCAACCTGACGGACTCCAACCGTTTGCGGGTTAATCCCTATTTTATTTTGGAACCAACCAGCACCCTTACTTTTCGCACCGATTATGTCTATGAAAATGTCTGGTACGATAGTGATCGCGGTATCGACCATGAACGTCACACCGGTCGAATGACGCTGACGAAAGAGATCAGCCCCCGAGTGCAGGCTTCCCTGTCCGGCAGTCATTCTCTCTATCGGCCTGATGCCACTGCCCTGGCCGGAGCGCCCGGTGCCGATCAGGAATTCGATCGCACCGATGCACGTGCCAGCCTTGTCTGGACGCCCACCAACCGTTTGACCTTTGATACCTTTTACGGCAGAGGCTGGGTCGATTACACCGAACGGCCCAGCCAGACCCTCGATCTTTTCGGCGGTGGCGTTCGCTACCTGCTCGGCCCCGAAAAAGTCGTCGGTGCCCGCTACGATGAAACCACCAGCTTTTCCGTGCGCGACGGTCTCATTGAAAGCAAAAACTATGTTGCTTTCATCGAGTTCACCCCACGCGTTACGTCGCGCTGGTCGGTTTTCTACCGCGAGAGCGATTATCTCATCCAGGATCGTTCCGACGATTCACGCGGAGTATCCGTCGCAGGCGAATGGCCCTGGACAAACAGGATGGGCCTGAGCTACCTGATTCGGTTCACCCGCTATGACCGTAGTGGTCCCGGTGAATTCCAGGAAACCTATGATCGCTACGGCACACGCCTGGGCTTGTATCGCGACATGCGTATCGGCCGGTTTCATCTCGGCCACACCTGGAATAAAAACGACTCGGATTTCCCCGCTAACGACTACACCAACAACATTGTGTGGGCGGAGATGCGGTTTGTTTTTTGA
- a CDS encoding XrtA-associated tyrosine autokinase, protein MSRIEKALERAAQKRAGEHSEPQPRMDVEASSNPSAIPTGVPNYAAFEQVPRPSVANPCLVTANDPNSPISEQYRKLKSLLIKMTRSEQSRNSLLVTSTVGGEGKTVTALNLAITLAQEYDHTVLLIEADLRRPTIMSYLGLQSGVGLADCILDGVDVGEVLVKTGIGKLSVLPAGRPVKDPVEVFSSVRMAKLLQEVKTRYSDRFVIVDSTPLLPFAEGQILAHLVDSVVFVARQDYTPFDKLKEALASLKSSNLLGVVCNDIDGGITGSGYYGYYGYYKYAQKS, encoded by the coding sequence ATGAGTCGTATCGAAAAGGCCCTGGAAAGGGCAGCGCAGAAACGGGCGGGAGAACACTCGGAGCCGCAGCCGCGTATGGATGTTGAAGCATCGTCGAATCCATCGGCTATTCCGACCGGGGTGCCCAACTATGCAGCTTTTGAGCAGGTGCCGCGTCCGTCTGTGGCTAATCCCTGCCTGGTGACCGCCAACGACCCCAATTCGCCCATTTCCGAGCAGTACCGCAAGCTCAAATCGCTGTTGATTAAAATGACCCGCAGTGAACAGAGCCGCAATTCATTGCTCGTTACCAGCACCGTCGGCGGTGAGGGCAAGACAGTGACCGCTCTCAATCTGGCCATCACCCTTGCCCAGGAATATGACCATACGGTTTTGCTCATCGAAGCCGATCTGCGGCGCCCCACCATCATGAGTTACCTTGGTCTTCAATCCGGCGTCGGACTGGCCGACTGTATTCTTGATGGTGTCGACGTCGGCGAGGTCCTGGTCAAGACCGGCATCGGCAAGTTGTCGGTGCTTCCTGCCGGGCGCCCGGTGAAAGATCCCGTCGAGGTTTTTTCCTCCGTGCGCATGGCCAAGTTGCTCCAGGAAGTCAAGACCCGTTACAGCGATCGCTTCGTCATTGTCGACTCAACGCCGCTGCTGCCTTTTGCCGAAGGACAGATTCTCGCCCATCTGGTGGATTCGGTGGTTTTTGTCGCGCGGCAGGACTATACCCCCTTCGACAAGCTCAAGGAGGCCTTGGCATCCCTTAAAAGTTCCAACCTTCTCGGCGTGGTGTGTAACGACATCGATGGCGGCATCACGGGCAGCGGCTACTACGGTTATTACGGCTATTACAAATACGCACAAAAATCGTAG
- a CDS encoding XrtA system polysaccharide chain length determinant — MDNPLTQVKKYLILAYKRRFVFLFTSLLVMSVIASGSFFMTKKYEASTTVFIERNMIDSLLRGITIAPSMDDRIRVLRHYMLSRDLISRTLRKLDADLTTPEQFEGLIRKYQGATRINMRGNDLFIVSLRDENPAFARDFINALVGTYVEENVASKREEAFGAGRFISEQLTFFKKRLDDAQDRVIQFRRDREIYSTVSEAALLENIRRAEEGLEQIKMQKNEMLATLATIRRQLDMMQEFSAQNPSNPFALAGTGSGGNALVSQLESRRQEMLQVYNERHPEIVRLDARIEAILEAEASNPDQAMFEPVAHAVEFNPLDDPIYVDLKMRLNARETEFQALEARERELYALVQDNQSKLREFPEEKKLLADLERERNSYLRLYEQLLERQGVTEVSKQMEVADKTTNFRIVDPAVLPRTPVSIDRFKVMLLGVFVGFGAGLALVVLLEMIDGRFKDIDALRQLGVPILAEIPTIPDPVKQARTKKFNMARYACAGCGFLVIGMFLVHDALGMGVIDRFIVDSNLDQVVAKVVRFIN; from the coding sequence GCAAGTCAAAAAATATCTGATTCTCGCCTACAAGAGGCGATTTGTCTTTTTGTTTACGTCGCTTCTGGTCATGTCGGTTATCGCGTCCGGCAGCTTTTTTATGACCAAAAAGTATGAAGCATCGACGACGGTTTTTATCGAGCGCAACATGATCGACAGCCTGCTCAGGGGCATCACTATTGCTCCGTCCATGGATGATCGTATTCGGGTGCTCCGACATTATATGCTGAGTCGTGACCTGATCTCGCGCACCCTGCGAAAGTTGGATGCCGACCTTACCACCCCGGAGCAATTCGAAGGGTTGATCCGGAAATATCAAGGGGCTACCCGCATCAACATGCGCGGCAATGACCTCTTCATTGTCTCTCTGCGAGATGAAAATCCGGCTTTCGCACGTGATTTTATCAATGCACTGGTCGGCACATACGTCGAAGAAAACGTTGCCTCCAAGCGCGAGGAAGCCTTCGGCGCCGGGCGCTTCATCAGCGAGCAGCTTACCTTTTTCAAAAAACGCCTTGACGACGCGCAAGATCGGGTCATCCAGTTTCGCCGAGACCGGGAAATCTACTCCACGGTCAGTGAAGCCGCCCTGCTTGAAAACATAAGGCGGGCCGAAGAGGGTCTTGAGCAAATCAAAATGCAGAAAAACGAGATGCTGGCAACCTTGGCCACCATTCGTCGACAACTCGACATGATGCAGGAATTTTCGGCACAAAACCCCAGCAATCCTTTTGCTCTTGCCGGTACCGGTTCAGGGGGGAATGCTCTCGTTTCGCAATTAGAATCGCGCCGGCAGGAAATGCTGCAGGTTTACAACGAGCGCCACCCGGAAATCGTGCGCCTCGATGCCCGCATCGAGGCCATTCTCGAAGCTGAGGCGAGCAATCCTGACCAAGCCATGTTTGAGCCCGTAGCTCATGCGGTTGAATTCAATCCGCTGGACGATCCTATTTACGTCGATCTCAAGATGCGGCTCAATGCACGCGAAACCGAATTCCAGGCTCTTGAGGCCCGCGAGCGTGAGCTCTATGCACTTGTTCAGGACAACCAGTCAAAACTGCGTGAATTTCCCGAGGAAAAAAAGCTTCTCGCCGATCTGGAGCGTGAGCGTAACAGTTATCTCAGGCTCTATGAGCAACTTCTTGAGCGGCAGGGGGTGACAGAAGTTTCCAAGCAAATGGAGGTCGCGGACAAAACAACCAATTTCCGTATTGTCGACCCCGCGGTTCTGCCCCGTACGCCCGTCAGCATCGACCGTTTTAAAGTCATGTTGCTTGGGGTCTTCGTCGGTTTCGGCGCCGGTTTAGCTCTGGTTGTCCTCCTCGAAATGATCGACGGACGCTTTAAGGATATCGATGCCCTGCGTCAACTCGGGGTACCCATTTTGGCTGAGATTCCAACCATTCCCGATCCAGTCAAGCAAGCGCGGACCAAAAAATTCAATATGGCACGTTACGCCTGCGCCGGCTGCGGGTTTCTGGTTATTGGAATGTTTCTCGTCCACGATGCCTTGGGTATGGGGGTTATCGATCGCTTCATTGTCGATTCCAACCTGGATCAGGTCGTTGCAAAAGTAGTTCGCTTCATAAACTGA